A stretch of Methanosphaerula palustris E1-9c DNA encodes these proteins:
- a CDS encoding ubiquitin-like small modifier protein 1, with protein sequence MIVTVRGYADLRLVIGDQEVVLPEVATVQHLLDLLIVDHPVISTALFDQAGALLPAVNILKNGRNIFFLNGLSTLLEEGDLISVFPPVAGG encoded by the coding sequence ATGATCGTCACGGTCAGGGGGTATGCAGACCTCAGGCTGGTGATCGGAGATCAGGAGGTGGTGCTCCCCGAGGTGGCGACGGTACAGCACCTGCTCGACCTTCTGATCGTCGATCATCCCGTGATCAGCACGGCACTCTTCGACCAGGCTGGCGCCCTGCTCCCGGCCGTCAACATCTTAAAGAACGGACGAAACATCTTCTTTTTAAACGGTCTTTCGACCCTGCTCGAGGAGGGAGATCTAATATCTGTCTTCCCGCCGGTGGCCGGCGGGTAA
- the rqcH gene encoding ribosome rescue protein RqcH has protein sequence MATTQGMSGVDLLAVTAELREHLPLWINKIYQYDNKMLSIRLNGEEHAKYHLLIESGRRIHLATVLPNPPKNPPSFAMLLRKYLEGGRVLEIRQQGLQRVVTFVIGKRDTTLHLVIELFDEGNVILCDDQMTIIKPLWHHRFKDREVIPGVVYTYSGSSETAPDQEALKTLLATSDRDVVRTVAVGCMLGGQYAEEVCTGAGISKETPATEANPIAIGAALERLFTRVSEDRDPVVTSGGAWPIVLTGMTPISHHPTFSEALEAIYPLVTRHEGPQKKAPIPREERIRLQQEAALKSFDKKIVLNKAIVDLIYENYTLVTDVIKTLDAASKTLSWQEIGSMLKESDNDVARQIAGVHPAEAAVDLLLDGKKVLIHVHESIEVNLERYYAQVKKFKKKRDGAVSAMERPVAKKATSKVHLTPLKKRWYHRFRWFFTSDNCLVLGGRDAGQNEELVKRYMEGGDTFVHADVHGASVVIVKGKTEQMDEVAQFAASYSGAWRSGHFSADVYAVRPDQVSKTPEAGEFVSRGSFIVRGERTYFKSVPLGVAIGYQTEPNAAVIGGPVNAVEAWTTQRVLLKPGPYEPNDIAKKVLRQLRDTIPEEDWKGLKTVLNTEQVAGYVPPGGSEIVGV, from the coding sequence ATGGCGACAACACAGGGGATGAGCGGCGTCGACCTGCTCGCAGTAACAGCGGAACTGCGCGAGCATCTGCCGCTCTGGATCAACAAGATCTACCAGTATGACAACAAGATGCTGAGCATCAGGCTCAATGGCGAGGAGCATGCAAAGTATCACCTGCTCATCGAGTCAGGACGGCGAATCCATCTCGCAACGGTCCTGCCGAATCCACCCAAGAACCCACCGTCCTTTGCAATGCTGCTCCGGAAGTACCTCGAAGGGGGGAGGGTTCTTGAGATCCGACAGCAGGGGCTCCAGCGGGTCGTGACCTTTGTGATCGGCAAGCGGGACACGACGCTGCACCTGGTGATCGAACTCTTCGATGAAGGGAACGTCATCCTCTGTGACGATCAGATGACGATCATCAAGCCGCTCTGGCATCACCGGTTCAAGGACCGGGAGGTGATTCCGGGGGTCGTCTACACCTACTCGGGCAGCAGTGAGACGGCTCCGGACCAGGAGGCACTGAAGACGTTACTCGCCACATCCGATCGGGATGTGGTCAGGACCGTAGCCGTCGGGTGTATGCTCGGCGGGCAGTACGCCGAGGAGGTCTGCACCGGTGCCGGGATCAGTAAGGAGACCCCGGCCACCGAAGCCAATCCGATCGCCATTGGGGCGGCGCTGGAGAGGCTCTTCACCCGGGTCAGCGAAGATCGTGACCCGGTGGTCACCAGCGGCGGGGCCTGGCCGATCGTGCTGACTGGAATGACTCCAATCAGCCACCACCCCACCTTCTCCGAGGCGCTCGAAGCGATCTATCCCCTGGTGACCAGGCACGAGGGGCCGCAGAAGAAGGCACCGATCCCGCGGGAGGAACGGATCCGGCTTCAGCAGGAGGCGGCGCTCAAATCGTTCGATAAGAAGATCGTTCTGAACAAGGCGATCGTCGACCTGATCTACGAGAACTATACGCTGGTCACCGATGTGATCAAAACTCTGGATGCGGCCAGTAAAACCCTCTCCTGGCAGGAGATCGGATCGATGCTCAAGGAGAGCGACAACGATGTGGCCCGACAGATCGCCGGCGTCCATCCAGCTGAGGCAGCGGTGGACCTCCTCCTCGATGGGAAGAAGGTACTGATCCATGTGCATGAGAGCATCGAGGTGAACCTCGAACGCTACTATGCGCAGGTCAAGAAGTTCAAGAAGAAGCGGGACGGGGCTGTGTCCGCGATGGAGCGGCCGGTGGCAAAGAAAGCCACGAGCAAGGTCCACCTGACCCCGCTGAAGAAGCGGTGGTATCACCGGTTCCGCTGGTTCTTCACCAGTGATAACTGTCTGGTGCTCGGAGGCAGGGACGCCGGCCAGAACGAGGAACTGGTGAAGCGGTACATGGAAGGGGGCGACACCTTCGTCCATGCCGACGTCCATGGGGCCAGTGTGGTGATCGTCAAGGGGAAGACCGAACAGATGGACGAGGTGGCCCAGTTCGCCGCCTCGTACTCAGGTGCATGGCGGAGCGGCCACTTCTCTGCCGACGTCTACGCGGTCCGCCCCGACCAGGTCAGCAAGACCCCGGAGGCCGGCGAGTTCGTCTCCCGCGGGTCGTTCATCGTCAGAGGCGAACGGACGTACTTCAAGAGCGTTCCGCTCGGGGTGGCCATCGGTTACCAGACCGAGCCGAACGCGGCGGTGATTGGGGGGCCGGTGAATGCGGTCGAAGCCTGGACAACGCAGCGGGTGCTGCTGAAGCCGGGCCCGTACGAACCGAACGATATCGCAAAGAAGGTGCTGCGGCAACTTCGTGACACGATCCCAGAAGAGGACTGGAAAGGGTTGAAGACGGTGTTGAACACCGAGCAGGTCGCCGGCTATGTTCCGCCCGGCGGTTCAGAGATCGTCGGGGTATGA
- a CDS encoding mRNA surveillance protein pelota, with amino-acid sequence MKADVQEIRQGYGEIRLFPESVDDIWHLSHLIAPGDLVFAQTFRSVETATDKLRPEKAEKRPVRIGIRVEKVEFHQYSSRLRVTGLIESGPDVGSYHTLNLEPNFEVSVIRFWSKSDRERVDRAVNSSGSGLVHVLAIEEGEAELFRIRQYGPEQVLTITMGSGKGAPVDSREGFFIEAATPLLQITGPVIIAGPGFIKDDFARFLKNRYPAIAANSMVVETRRIGRGAVQEVIGQGVIGKIAGDLQLGREVQVMDEVLKRIAMEGLITYGRAEVGQAISFGAADQVIVSDRLIRDPEVARLMEQAEQMNATVTVLSSCFEPGERLWALGGIAALLRYAL; translated from the coding sequence ATGAAGGCCGACGTCCAGGAGATACGACAGGGATACGGGGAGATACGCCTCTTCCCCGAATCGGTCGACGATATCTGGCACCTCTCCCACCTGATCGCACCGGGGGATCTTGTCTTTGCACAGACCTTCCGGTCTGTCGAGACGGCCACCGACAAACTCCGGCCGGAGAAGGCCGAGAAGCGGCCGGTCCGGATCGGGATCCGGGTCGAGAAAGTGGAGTTTCACCAGTACTCGTCCAGACTCAGGGTCACCGGTTTGATCGAGTCCGGGCCTGACGTCGGTTCATACCACACCCTGAACCTTGAGCCGAACTTCGAGGTCTCGGTGATCCGATTCTGGTCGAAGAGCGACCGCGAACGGGTCGACCGGGCGGTGAACTCATCCGGGAGCGGACTGGTCCACGTGCTCGCCATCGAGGAGGGCGAGGCCGAACTCTTCCGGATCCGGCAGTACGGCCCCGAACAGGTACTGACGATCACAATGGGGAGCGGCAAGGGAGCACCGGTCGATTCCCGGGAGGGATTCTTCATCGAGGCGGCCACGCCCCTGCTCCAGATCACCGGACCGGTCATCATCGCCGGCCCCGGGTTCATCAAGGACGATTTTGCCAGATTTTTAAAGAACCGGTACCCTGCGATCGCGGCCAACTCGATGGTTGTTGAGACCCGGCGGATCGGCCGGGGGGCCGTTCAGGAGGTGATCGGGCAGGGAGTGATCGGCAAGATCGCCGGCGATCTGCAGCTCGGTCGCGAGGTGCAGGTGATGGACGAGGTGCTGAAGCGGATCGCCATGGAAGGCTTGATCACCTATGGCCGGGCAGAGGTCGGCCAGGCGATCTCGTTCGGGGCTGCGGACCAGGTGATCGTCTCTGATCGCCTGATACGGGATCCCGAAGTGGCCCGGCTGATGGAGCAGGCCGAACAGATGAACGCCACTGTGACCGTCCTCAGCAGTTGTTTTGAACCCGGAGAACGGCTCTGGGCGCTCGGCGGCATCGCTGCGCTGCTCAGGTACGCCCTCTGA